From one Paenibacillus sp. FSL K6-1330 genomic stretch:
- the spo0A gene encoding sporulation transcription factor Spo0A, which yields MQKIEVLLADDNREFTNLLGEYISDQQDMVVSGIAYNGEEVLSMIEETGKVPDVLILDIIMPHLDGLGVLERLRDMNLSPQPKVIMLTAFGQENITQRAVQLGASYYILKPFDMEVLASRIRQLVGSSSSISSGASFTSMKSNVVPMGKGKNLDANITSIIHEIGVPAHIKGYQYLREAITMVYNNIEILGAITKTLYPAIAEKFKTTPSRVERAIRHAIEVAWTRGNIDSISHLFGYTINISKSKPTNSEFIAMVADKLRIEHKVS from the coding sequence TTGCAAAAGATCGAAGTATTATTGGCAGACGACAACCGTGAGTTTACAAACCTGCTTGGTGAATATATTTCGGATCAACAAGATATGGTGGTATCCGGAATCGCTTATAATGGCGAAGAAGTACTGAGTATGATTGAGGAAACGGGAAAAGTACCGGATGTGCTGATCCTTGACATTATTATGCCTCATTTGGACGGCCTTGGCGTACTTGAACGATTACGCGATATGAATTTGTCTCCGCAGCCGAAAGTCATTATGCTTACGGCATTTGGTCAGGAAAATATTACGCAGCGAGCTGTACAATTAGGTGCTTCCTATTATATTTTGAAACCGTTTGATATGGAGGTGCTCGCCAGCCGCATTCGTCAACTTGTTGGCTCGTCCAGCAGCATTTCTTCAGGCGCGTCATTTACAAGTATGAAATCCAATGTGGTTCCTATGGGCAAAGGCAAAAATTTGGACGCGAATATCACTTCGATTATCCATGAAATAGGTGTTCCTGCTCATATCAAGGGCTACCAATATTTGCGTGAAGCCATTACCATGGTATACAACAATATCGAAATTCTTGGGGCGATCACCAAGACTTTGTATCCAGCGATCGCAGAGAAATTCAAAACAACGCCTTCTCGTGTGGAACGTGCAATCCGTCATGCTATCGAAGTAGCCTGGACTCGCGGAAACATCGATTCCATTAGCCATCTGTTCGGCTACACCATCAACATCAGCAAATCCAAGCCAACCAACAGCGAGTTTATCGCGATGGTCGCTGATAAGCTGAGAATTGAGCATAAGGTGTCTTGA
- the ltrA gene encoding group II intron reverse transcriptase/maturase yields the protein MKAEYRKGCLQRDSVEHEEYAGAQSIDTRESRERDGAIDLLERILSRDNLNKAYKQVKRNHGAPGIDGMTVEAALPWLRENRDELLQSIREGRYKPSPVRRKEIPKPDGSGVRKLGIPTVVDRIIQQAIAQQLQPRFEPLFSDGSYGYRPGRSAQQAIRKVKAYAEQGWGHAVEIDLSKYFDTLNHELLMNLLRKQIEDKRVTNLIKRYLKSGVMENGVRRETEEGSPQGGPLSPLLANIYLNEFDQEMKSRGVKVIRYADDIVVLARSKRAATRLLESCRTYLENKLRLKMNTQKSKVVSVVAQKHFKFLGFALGKNGSGVYIRVHRQSLAKAKRKLKELTSRSQGRNARQVMENVKVYIRGWIGYFYVADMKRILQSWNEWLRRRMRMYIWKQWKRPRTKVQNLRKLGVPEWQAYPWGNTRLGYWRIAGSAILQRSVTNEKLAQAGYYDFPAQYERLRQLHLNG from the coding sequence ATGAAAGCAGAATACCGAAAGGGCTGCCTGCAAAGGGATAGTGTGGAACACGAAGAGTATGCAGGAGCGCAGAGCATCGACACTCGGGAGAGTAGAGAAAGGGACGGTGCAATCGACTTGCTGGAAAGGATACTGAGCAGGGACAACCTGAACAAGGCCTACAAGCAGGTCAAGCGCAATCACGGAGCACCGGGAATCGACGGAATGACGGTCGAGGCGGCATTGCCGTGGCTGCGGGAAAACAGAGACGAACTCTTGCAAAGCATCCGGGAGGGTCGATATAAGCCGAGCCCGGTACGACGCAAGGAAATCCCCAAACCAGATGGAAGCGGAGTAAGAAAGCTCGGCATTCCCACGGTCGTGGATCGCATCATCCAGCAAGCCATCGCCCAGCAGTTGCAACCGCGGTTTGAGCCGCTTTTCTCGGATGGAAGCTACGGCTACCGCCCAGGGCGGAGCGCGCAGCAGGCGATCCGAAAAGTGAAAGCTTATGCGGAGCAGGGATGGGGCCACGCAGTAGAAATTGACCTCTCGAAGTACTTCGACACGCTGAACCATGAGCTGTTGATGAACCTCCTGCGCAAACAAATCGAGGACAAGCGCGTAACCAACCTGATTAAAAGGTACCTGAAAAGCGGAGTCATGGAAAACGGGGTGCGCCGCGAAACAGAAGAAGGCTCTCCTCAGGGTGGCCCTTTGTCGCCATTATTGGCGAACATCTATCTGAACGAATTCGATCAGGAGATGAAAAGCCGGGGCGTGAAGGTCATTCGCTATGCAGATGACATTGTGGTGCTGGCGAGAAGCAAGCGGGCAGCGACGCGGCTACTGGAATCCTGCCGGACGTATCTGGAGAACAAGCTGAGGCTCAAGATGAATACGCAGAAAAGCAAGGTAGTTAGCGTAGTGGCACAGAAGCATTTCAAATTCCTCGGTTTTGCTTTGGGGAAGAACGGAAGCGGCGTGTATATCCGCGTACATCGACAATCCCTGGCAAAGGCAAAGAGGAAGCTGAAAGAGCTAACGAGCCGGAGTCAAGGCAGGAATGCGAGGCAGGTGATGGAGAACGTAAAGGTCTACATTCGGGGATGGATCGGTTATTTCTATGTAGCCGACATGAAGCGAATCCTGCAAAGCTGGAATGAATGGCTGCGAAGGCGGATGCGCATGTATATCTGGAAGCAATGGAAGAGGCCAAGAACGAAGGTACAGAACCTGCGGAAGCTGGGGGTGCCGGAGTGGCAGGCCTACCCATGGGGAAACACCCGACTGGGTTACTGGCGCATTGCCGGAAGCGCGATACTGCAACGCTCTGTTACAAACGAAAAGCTCGCACAGGCAGGGTATTATGACTTCCCTGCTCAGTACGAGCGTCTACGTCAATTGCACTTAAACGGTTGA
- a CDS encoding ArsR family transcriptional regulator, whose amino-acid sequence MQLEIDKSSLVVYEALASEVRIKIIQLLSKNKMNIKDLAQELQISSPIVTKHIKKLEDAGIIRTEKVPGKSGQQKISILKVDHIEINFPKKIFHSFASYEASVPIGHYTDYDLKPTCGLATEKEFIGRVDEPKYFMDPKRVDAEILWFTEGFIQYNIANFLQKDEKLQQFEISLEISSEFPFSNDVWPSDITFSLNGVELGTWTSPGDFADTRGKYTPAWWPHNINQYGLLKTIRITSHGTYIDGDPLSAVSVDDLDATCDRWTFRIEVKEDARHVGGATLFGKKFGNHEQDIQFKMYYL is encoded by the coding sequence ATGCAATTGGAAATAGACAAGTCATCGCTTGTGGTTTACGAGGCTTTGGCCAGCGAAGTTCGAATCAAGATTATTCAGCTGCTCTCCAAAAACAAAATGAATATCAAAGATTTGGCCCAAGAACTTCAAATCAGCAGTCCGATTGTGACAAAACATATTAAAAAACTCGAAGATGCAGGCATTATCCGCACAGAAAAAGTACCGGGGAAATCGGGCCAACAGAAAATTTCGATCCTGAAGGTGGATCATATCGAAATCAACTTCCCGAAAAAAATCTTTCATTCCTTTGCTTCATATGAGGCTTCCGTGCCGATCGGACATTACACGGACTATGACTTGAAGCCTACCTGCGGCCTTGCGACCGAGAAGGAATTTATCGGGCGGGTAGACGAACCCAAATACTTCATGGATCCCAAGCGAGTGGATGCAGAAATCCTGTGGTTTACCGAGGGCTTTATCCAATACAACATCGCTAACTTCCTTCAAAAGGATGAAAAGCTGCAGCAGTTCGAAATCAGTTTAGAGATTTCCTCAGAATTTCCTTTTTCCAATGATGTCTGGCCTTCCGACATTACCTTCTCCTTAAACGGGGTCGAACTTGGCACCTGGACAAGCCCGGGGGATTTTGCAGATACGCGGGGGAAATATACGCCTGCATGGTGGCCGCACAACATCAACCAATATGGACTGCTAAAGACGATACGAATTACGAGCCACGGTACGTATATCGATGGAGACCCGCTCTCTGCTGTATCTGTAGATGATTTGGATGCAACCTGTGATCGCTGGACCTTCCGAATTGAAGTGAAGGAAGATGCAAGACACGTTGGAGGCGCCACCTTATTCGGGAAGAAGTTCGGAAACCATGAGCAGGATATCCAGTTCAAAATGTATTATCTGTGA
- a CDS encoding extracellular solute-binding protein gives MLKKKMGVSLILVLLAVAVLGGCGNGDKNTITFWTPLTGDDGAYMDQLVKDYNATNPEYKVKHVITSDMYTKISTVLNSGKGVPDLSIIHADRVPSFVKQGVLEPMTAVMQAQPELKADNYLPQAWATGNVEGTQYTVPLDIHSNAMYYNKNLLKKYNVESFLDDDVVTIDEILSLQGKLDEGDYVINDALLGWVVLAQIQNLGGDIQQNGKPAVNTEAMKQAFTEIKKISDAGLMTPFGEDGYLMFQAGNVLFSTDGTWSSTAHATVDGLDFGVTNIYSTSADKYTNRASSHLFSMLKNDKRTDEKEQAIGQFLEFIRQNSIEWAKAGQIVASKQVIESPEYNNYIQSFFTSNEKEIESLYIYTYEYYPYVAEAVDTYAADIVRGNVDIDETLAMMQKFVEDKIAEGSSAAK, from the coding sequence TTGTTGAAGAAAAAAATGGGGGTTTCACTGATACTTGTATTGTTAGCGGTAGCGGTATTAGGGGGATGTGGCAACGGGGATAAGAACACCATTACCTTTTGGACGCCTTTGACGGGTGATGACGGGGCTTACATGGATCAACTTGTGAAGGATTACAACGCCACCAATCCCGAGTACAAAGTGAAACATGTGATTACCTCGGATATGTATACAAAAATATCAACTGTTCTTAATTCAGGCAAAGGCGTTCCTGATTTGTCCATTATTCATGCGGATCGCGTTCCAAGCTTCGTGAAGCAAGGTGTGTTGGAGCCGATGACGGCAGTCATGCAAGCACAACCAGAATTGAAAGCGGATAACTATTTGCCGCAGGCCTGGGCAACCGGAAACGTAGAGGGCACCCAATATACAGTACCGCTTGATATTCACAGCAATGCAATGTATTACAATAAAAACTTGCTCAAAAAATACAATGTTGAAAGCTTCCTGGATGATGATGTCGTGACCATTGATGAAATTTTGTCGCTGCAAGGCAAGTTGGATGAAGGCGATTACGTGATCAATGACGCTCTCTTGGGCTGGGTTGTGTTAGCGCAAATCCAGAACCTTGGCGGCGACATTCAACAAAATGGCAAGCCGGCCGTGAACACAGAAGCCATGAAGCAAGCGTTTACGGAGATTAAGAAAATATCGGATGCGGGCTTGATGACCCCATTTGGTGAGGACGGCTATCTGATGTTCCAAGCTGGAAACGTTTTATTTTCCACAGACGGCACATGGAGCTCGACGGCACACGCAACAGTGGATGGATTGGACTTCGGCGTAACCAACATTTATTCGACGAGTGCAGACAAGTATACGAACCGAGCCTCTTCGCACTTATTCTCCATGCTGAAGAACGATAAGAGAACGGACGAAAAAGAGCAAGCCATTGGTCAGTTCCTGGAATTCATCCGCCAAAACTCGATTGAGTGGGCAAAAGCGGGACAGATCGTAGCGAGTAAACAAGTCATTGAGAGCCCGGAGTACAATAACTATATTCAGTCATTCTTTACCTCCAACGAAAAAGAAATTGAATCCTTGTACATTTACACCTACGAGTACTATCCATACGTAGCGGAGGCTGTAGATACATACGCAGCGGACATCGTACGGGGCAATGTTGACATCGACGAAACCCTGGCGATGATGCAGAAATTTGTAGAGGATAAAATCGCGGAAGGAAGCAGTGCCGCAAAGTAA
- a CDS encoding sugar ABC transporter permease: MNKKSLTPYFFVGPHLILFIVFILLPTLYGIYASFTQWNLINDPVWVGLANYKTILFDSESTFYTQFMNGLKNTLIFVVLSVPILIIIPLMIAVSLEHKKVKMKNVIQSILYIPGLISISAAALIWSLIFNKQLGITNNIFGSETVWAANQPYAWLIIIVITVWGGVGGNMIIYRASISGVSKDLYESAEMDGAGPVRRFSSITLPSIRFPLIYTFVMTTAGAFNVFGQPLMMTDGGPRQSTTVLMMYIRQLAFGHGESIAGMASAMAVLLGLVILVISALQYYVMNRNAS, from the coding sequence ATGAATAAGAAGTCGTTGACGCCTTATTTCTTTGTAGGTCCCCATCTGATACTTTTTATCGTATTTATTCTATTGCCAACCCTATACGGGATCTATGCTTCCTTTACGCAGTGGAATCTGATCAATGACCCTGTGTGGGTTGGGTTGGCCAACTATAAAACGATTCTGTTTGACTCGGAGTCCACCTTCTACACCCAATTTATGAACGGATTAAAAAACACGCTGATCTTTGTTGTTCTAAGTGTACCTATATTAATCATCATTCCGTTAATGATTGCCGTATCGCTGGAACACAAAAAAGTGAAGATGAAAAATGTCATCCAGTCCATTCTCTATATTCCCGGACTCATTTCGATCTCCGCAGCGGCACTGATCTGGTCTTTAATCTTCAATAAGCAGCTTGGGATCACGAATAATATCTTCGGCTCTGAAACAGTCTGGGCAGCCAACCAGCCCTATGCCTGGCTGATCATTATTGTCATTACGGTGTGGGGCGGAGTCGGTGGGAACATGATTATCTACCGGGCTTCCATCAGCGGGGTATCCAAGGATTTGTATGAATCGGCCGAGATGGATGGAGCGGGGCCTGTCCGCAGATTTTCAAGCATTACGCTGCCTTCCATTCGTTTTCCGCTGATCTATACCTTTGTTATGACGACAGCCGGAGCCTTTAACGTATTCGGTCAGCCATTAATGATGACGGACGGAGGACCTAGACAGAGCACAACCGTGTTGATGATGTACATCCGGCAGTTAGCCTTCGGTCACGGGGAATCGATTGCCGGCATGGCTTCCGCGATGGCAGTTTTGCTCGGACTGGTCATTCTCGTCATTTCAGCCCTTCAGTATTATGTGATGAACCGAAACGCGTCCTAG
- a CDS encoding carbohydrate ABC transporter permease, with protein MSNPVVHEVNTDSKLGRSGPKKVSSNISVSKYIAYAFLILLCVIWAIPVIFGITTSFRSQAEVVSSGFRLLPDNWIFDNYVTILQNTSTAPILHWLMNSVFIATMHTLLVIVVISITGYGYSRMNFKGRDTLFFTLLGISFFPGVVNLIPSYKIIDALGWVNTSWAMIIPGLAGMGNIFLVRQFMMGVPKDLDESARVDGAGDFRIYSSIILPLMKPVLIVCGLFSFTGSWNDFLWPVIVYTDVEKMPVTAGLLLLQDIYGNYRMIGQLMGSAILAIIPTLLLFLFAQKYFVQSINLNAGIKG; from the coding sequence ATGTCGAACCCGGTAGTACATGAAGTAAACACGGATTCCAAGCTTGGTCGCTCGGGTCCGAAGAAGGTTTCATCCAACATAAGCGTGTCCAAATATATAGCTTACGCATTTCTGATCCTCCTGTGTGTGATATGGGCAATTCCGGTCATATTTGGCATCACCACATCTTTTCGGTCCCAGGCGGAGGTGGTTTCCAGCGGTTTCCGACTGCTGCCCGATAACTGGATTTTCGATAATTATGTCACGATCCTGCAAAACACGTCGACCGCGCCCATCCTGCACTGGTTGATGAACTCCGTATTTATTGCAACGATGCATACGCTGCTCGTGATCGTTGTCATTTCCATTACCGGTTACGGATACTCGCGCATGAACTTTAAAGGAAGGGATACCTTATTCTTTACCTTGCTTGGGATTTCCTTCTTTCCCGGGGTAGTGAATCTGATTCCATCTTATAAAATCATTGATGCACTGGGATGGGTGAATACATCTTGGGCGATGATCATTCCAGGTTTGGCCGGGATGGGGAACATTTTTTTGGTCAGACAATTCATGATGGGCGTTCCCAAGGATCTGGATGAATCGGCGCGTGTTGATGGCGCGGGAGATTTTAGAATCTATTCCTCTATTATTTTGCCACTCATGAAACCTGTATTGATTGTATGCGGATTGTTTTCATTTACGGGTTCCTGGAATGATTTCCTCTGGCCCGTTATCGTGTATACCGATGTAGAGAAGATGCCCGTCACAGCAGGACTGCTGTTGTTACAGGACATTTACGGCAATTACCGCATGATCGGACAATTGATGGGTTCTGCGATTCTGGCCATTATTCCGACGCTGCTGTTGTTCCTGTTTGCCCAGAAATATTTTGTCCAGTCGATCAACTTAAACGCAGGCATCAAAGGATAG
- a CDS encoding family 43 glycosylhydrolase: MSELNIKNPLIEQRADPWIYKHTDGYYYFTGSVPEYDRIELRRSQTIQGLADAHGITIWRKHESGLMSANIWAPEIHYMDGKWYVYYAAAHTSETRGGLFDHRMFVLENVSANPLEGEWVEKGQVITKWESFALDATTFEHKGKRYYVWAQKDPGIPGNSNLYISLMENPWTLTGEQVCISIPEYDWEKIGYLVNEGAAVLKRNGRIFMTYSASATDHNYAMGLLTADEDSDLLNPSSWVKSPVPVFKTSEANGQYGPGHNSFTISEDGSQDILVYHARSYKEIVGDPLYDPNRHTRVQVIGWNEDGTPNFGVPRADHEPVSKP, translated from the coding sequence ATGTCTGAATTAAATATAAAAAATCCCCTGATCGAACAGCGGGCAGATCCGTGGATCTATAAACATACCGATGGTTATTATTATTTTACCGGTTCCGTGCCGGAATACGATCGGATTGAGCTTAGACGCTCGCAAACGATACAAGGACTCGCGGATGCCCACGGAATTACGATCTGGCGCAAGCATGAGTCAGGCCTGATGAGTGCCAACATATGGGCACCCGAGATTCATTATATGGATGGAAAATGGTATGTATATTACGCAGCTGCCCATACTTCAGAAACGAGAGGCGGATTGTTCGATCATCGGATGTTTGTATTGGAGAACGTTTCGGCAAACCCGCTTGAAGGGGAATGGGTGGAGAAGGGGCAAGTGATCACGAAATGGGAATCTTTCGCCCTGGACGCAACAACGTTTGAGCATAAAGGCAAACGGTATTATGTATGGGCACAGAAAGATCCGGGCATTCCAGGCAATTCCAATCTGTACATCTCATTGATGGAGAATCCCTGGACCTTAACAGGGGAACAGGTATGCATATCGATTCCCGAGTACGACTGGGAGAAGATCGGGTATCTTGTAAATGAAGGGGCCGCCGTTCTTAAACGCAACGGGCGCATATTCATGACTTATTCCGCGAGCGCCACAGACCACAACTATGCGATGGGGCTGCTGACAGCCGATGAGGACAGTGATTTGCTGAATCCGAGCTCCTGGGTTAAATCGCCTGTACCCGTATTTAAGACATCTGAAGCCAATGGCCAATATGGGCCGGGGCACAACAGCTTCACAATTTCCGAGGACGGCTCGCAGGACATACTGGTGTACCATGCAAGAAGTTACAAGGAGATCGTGGGAGATCCACTATATGATCCGAACCGCCACACGCGCGTACAGGTCATCGGGTGGAACGAAGACGGAACACCGAATTTCGGGGTGCCGAGAGCGGATCATGAACCGGTCTCCAAGCCATGA
- a CDS encoding NAD-dependent epimerase/dehydratase family protein → MAKILVLGGTRFFGKRLVNRLLAKGDAVTILTRGHHQDSFGGAVARLTVDRKDPECLKQAVGSQDFDIVYDNICYTPEEAGQAADIFAGRIGQYVLTSTLSVYDFADHPVREEEFDPYRYPVMTNESRDYSYKEGKRQAEAVLFGRHNLNVTAVRLPIVLGPDDYTRRLLFHIEHAAQGEAIGLPDPDAQISFVHAEEAAEFLEWAGQVQLEGPVNACSSGTISVREMMNLIQQEIGSSAPLQSSAAPDHMSPFGIPGDWTMDHGKAAAAGFKFWDLHDWMPKLIAELSADLKVR, encoded by the coding sequence ATGGCAAAGATATTAGTATTGGGCGGTACCCGCTTTTTCGGTAAAAGGCTGGTTAACCGGCTGCTGGCTAAAGGCGATGCCGTTACGATTTTGACGCGTGGACATCACCAGGATTCATTCGGAGGTGCTGTTGCGCGGCTTACCGTGGATCGGAAGGACCCGGAATGCTTAAAACAGGCAGTGGGAAGCCAGGACTTTGATATCGTATATGATAATATATGTTATACTCCGGAAGAAGCGGGACAAGCTGCAGACATCTTTGCCGGACGAATTGGACAATACGTGCTGACCTCCACGTTATCGGTATATGATTTTGCGGATCATCCGGTGAGGGAAGAGGAGTTTGATCCCTACAGATACCCTGTTATGACGAACGAAAGCAGGGACTACAGCTATAAGGAAGGCAAGCGCCAGGCAGAGGCAGTATTATTCGGTCGCCATAATCTGAATGTTACGGCTGTCCGGTTGCCGATTGTGCTGGGACCGGATGATTACACGCGAAGACTGCTTTTTCATATTGAGCATGCAGCGCAAGGAGAAGCGATTGGATTGCCTGATCCAGACGCACAAATCTCGTTTGTGCATGCCGAGGAAGCAGCGGAGTTTCTGGAATGGGCAGGTCAAGTGCAATTGGAAGGTCCGGTAAATGCTTGCTCCAGCGGAACGATTTCGGTCCGGGAAATGATGAACTTGATTCAGCAGGAAATTGGTAGCTCGGCACCCCTGCAGTCTTCAGCAGCACCTGATCACATGTCTCCGTTTGGAATTCCGGGAGATTGGACGATGGATCATGGCAAAGCGGCAGCTGCCGGGTTTAAATTCTGGGATTTGCACGACTGGATGCCGAAATTGATTGCGGAATTGTCCGCCGATTTAAAGGTTCGCTAG
- a CDS encoding DUF2627 domain-containing protein translates to MKMLISRFIAILILVIPGFMAMMGFLMMKDAVFLYISVHGDDSVANPTFGWLPFLGGLALFVIGIGFLGGWILFRDRKRNYVGPRFKKKRQAPKSGTPSKN, encoded by the coding sequence ATGAAAATGTTAATTTCCCGCTTTATTGCCATCTTGATTTTGGTTATCCCGGGTTTTATGGCAATGATGGGTTTCTTAATGATGAAAGATGCGGTTTTTCTATATATTTCCGTTCATGGGGATGACAGTGTGGCAAACCCCACTTTCGGTTGGCTACCTTTTCTAGGCGGGTTGGCGCTGTTTGTCATCGGTATCGGATTCTTGGGCGGCTGGATTCTTTTCCGGGACCGCAAGCGAAATTACGTTGGACCAAGATTCAAAAAGAAGCGCCAGGCGCCAAAGTCAGGAACACCATCTAAAAACTAA
- the lpdA gene encoding dihydrolipoyl dehydrogenase yields MAITCDVAILGGGTGGYVAAIRAAQLGKNVVIIEQDKLGGTCLHRGCIPSKSLLRSAELYAEMKDSESYGIETDGVRLSFDKVQKRKDGIVDKLHQGVQYLMRKNKITVVQGKGRVIGPSIFSPRSGAVAVELPDGEMETVVPTHLIIATGSRPRHLPGLEPDGIHILTSDHALQLDELPTSIIIVGGGVIGVEWASMLNDFGVQVTIVEASSHLLPAEDEEIGRELTKMLTARGVEVITNVSLQTDNCEIRNQSVSITIEQKDDTRTLSADKLLLSVGRIGNTENIGLENTDVRVANGVIVVNANMQTTEPHIYAIGDCIGGLQLAHAASHEGIAAVNHLAGEKTEAYRSEWIPRCIYTRQEVASVGLTEKQAKERGYEIRIGKFPFSAIGKSLIHGTKEGFVKVIADQKTQDILGVHMIGPHVTELIGEAALAQVLDATPWEVGAAVHAHPSLSEIIGEAMLAVDGRAIGL; encoded by the coding sequence GTGGCGATAACATGTGATGTAGCAATTCTTGGCGGGGGAACCGGTGGATATGTTGCGGCCATCCGTGCAGCCCAGCTCGGTAAAAATGTGGTCATCATCGAGCAGGACAAACTGGGGGGAACCTGCTTGCACCGCGGCTGTATTCCGAGCAAATCATTGCTTCGGAGTGCCGAGCTGTATGCGGAAATGAAGGATAGCGAGAGCTATGGAATCGAGACGGACGGGGTCCGGCTATCGTTTGACAAAGTGCAGAAGCGCAAAGACGGTATCGTCGATAAGCTGCACCAGGGCGTTCAATATTTGATGCGCAAAAATAAAATTACCGTCGTGCAGGGCAAAGGGAGAGTTATCGGCCCGTCCATCTTCTCTCCACGCAGCGGGGCCGTAGCGGTTGAGCTTCCGGATGGCGAGATGGAAACGGTGGTTCCCACTCATCTGATCATCGCGACCGGCTCGCGTCCGCGTCACTTACCGGGGCTTGAGCCTGACGGCATACATATACTAACAAGCGATCATGCGCTTCAGTTGGATGAGCTTCCTACATCCATCATCATCGTAGGCGGTGGCGTAATCGGCGTGGAATGGGCTTCGATGCTGAATGATTTTGGCGTTCAGGTCACAATTGTAGAAGCTTCGTCCCATCTGCTGCCAGCAGAAGACGAGGAGATTGGACGTGAGCTGACAAAGATGCTCACCGCCAGAGGCGTAGAGGTGATCACCAACGTATCACTTCAAACCGACAACTGTGAGATTCGGAATCAAAGTGTGTCCATCACGATCGAGCAAAAGGACGATACAAGAACATTGTCAGCGGACAAACTGCTCCTCTCTGTCGGAAGAATTGGCAATACTGAAAATATCGGGCTTGAAAATACCGACGTTCGGGTTGCAAATGGCGTCATTGTGGTAAATGCCAATATGCAAACAACGGAGCCCCATATTTACGCAATCGGCGATTGCATCGGGGGTCTTCAGCTTGCTCATGCGGCAAGCCACGAAGGGATTGCAGCCGTGAACCATCTGGCAGGCGAGAAGACGGAAGCCTACCGCAGCGAATGGATTCCACGCTGTATCTATACCCGTCAGGAGGTAGCCAGCGTCGGACTGACGGAGAAGCAGGCCAAAGAACGCGGATATGAGATCAGAATCGGAAAATTCCCGTTCTCGGCGATTGGCAAATCGTTGATCCACGGAACGAAGGAGGGGTTCGTGAAGGTCATTGCCGATCAGAAGACGCAGGATATTCTGGGCGTGCATATGATTGGACCGCATGTAACCGAGCTGATCGGCGAAGCGGCACTGGCACAAGTACTGGATGCAACTCCATGGGAAGTGGGAGCGGCAGTACATGCCCATCCATCATTATCCGAAATCATCGGCGAAGCGATGCTTGCGGTGGATGGACGAGCCATCGGTTTGTAG